One window from the genome of Solea solea chromosome 13, fSolSol10.1, whole genome shotgun sequence encodes:
- the rps19 gene encoding 40S ribosomal protein S19 yields MPGVTVKDVNQQEFVRALAAFLKKSGKLKVPDWVDLVKLGKHKELAPSDENWFYIRAASTVRHLYLRGGAGVGSMTKIYGGRQRNGVCPSHFSVGSKNVARKVLQALELLKMIEKDPQGGRRLTSQGTRDLDRIAGQVSAASKKIVV; encoded by the exons aTGCCAGGTGTCACAGTGAAAGACGTCAACCAGCAGGAGTTTGTCCGTGCCCTGGCGGCCTTCCTGAAGAA GTCCGGAAAGCTGAAGGTGCCCGACTGGGTGGACCTCGTCAAGCTGGGTAAGCACAAGGAGCTGGCCCCCAGTGATGAGAACTGGTTCTACATCAGAGCTG CATCCACAGTCCGTCACCTGTACCTTCGTGGAGGTGCTGGTGTTGGCTCCATGACCAAGATCTATGGGGGTCGCCAGAGGAACGGTGTGTGCCCTTCTCACTTCAGCGTAGGCTCCAAGAACGTGGCTCGTAAGGTGCTGCAGGCCCTAGAGCTGCTGAAGATGATCGAGAAGGATCCCCAGGG TGGTCGCAGACTAACCTCCCAGGGAACCAGAGACCTGGATAGAATTGCCGGCCAG GTCTCAGCTGCAAGCAAGAAAATTGTTgtctaa